Genomic DNA from Garra rufa chromosome 18, GarRuf1.0, whole genome shotgun sequence:
tatatatatatatatatatatatatatatagctcaaataataaaatgtattaaaataaataaaaaataataatgaatattatatatacactttatttttaaaatagtatGGTAAATGGTatctaaatttaaattaatttatattttataatgtttaaatgatatatacacatatatacaaatttatattataccttttaaaatatatagctaaaataaaaataataaaatgaatttagaaacattcagaaaaataaataatataaaatacaaattaaaattatatatacactgtGTTTAAAATGGTATAGTAAAAaggtatttatatttaaaataatttatattttataatgtttaaaTGATATATAcactttaaattaatttatattatatcttttaaaaaatatagctaaaataaaaagaataaaaagaattttgaaaaattaagaaaaaaacacaaattaaaaataatatattcacTTTATGTTAAAAATAGTATCTAAATttctataaaaataattattattaaaaaatattcaaatacataatttatatacatattatacTAAAAGTTTTTACACACAGACTGTCTACAAAACCAATTTTCAGGCATTTATTCATAAGCCTTTAGATCAAAAATATTATGAAAGATAAACtcagtttatttaaaaattagAAAATATAGAAAATTTAACCAATGCAAAAACCCTGCaattgattaaaataaaacataatattatttataatacattgtaTCACTAAAAATGCTTTGCAGCTGTGTAATTCGATTTTGAAGTGAAGATAATATGAAAGAAATACAAATACACTATAAACTGCTACTAAAGTGTATAAAGGTAACTCATTTAAGTTTAACTGCCCCTCACTGGCTCTGTTAAAGGATTTAACACAGATATCGACTGCAGCTGAAGGAATGAATGATCTGGATTCTCGTTCCTCCATCTTCGtctaacacaaacaaacacagcggGACTCCTGATGCCTTTcccatctctctgtctgtctgtctggagTTCAGGAGCGCCGCTCTCTCATGGAGAACTATGACAACAATGCTGAAAACTCCAGCATCAACCTTTAATTTATTACAGCAAAGTACCTGCACTCTTACTCCATTACATTTCTAAAGCAAAGATGAGTATGTCAGAGCAGTAATAATGCCAAAAGCGTGACTGAATAGAGGTAAACAGCACAATGAAAACGAGACGTTACCGTGAGTTTAATCGAGGAGCGCTGTttgagaaaaacacaaacaacacGCAAATCGTAATCAATCCAAGACTTTCACCATCAAAACACACGGACGGTGACGTCTAACTGGATGATGAAACTCAAACCAGAAAAACACTTTCATTACTTGAAATATATTAAGCATTAGCTAAAATATGTACCAAAAAATCTGCATatactaaatattgagaaaatagtttttaaagttgtccaaatgaaagtcttagcaatgcatattactaatcaaaaattaagttttgatatatttatggtagataatgtacaaaatatcttaatggaacatgatctttacttaatatcctaatgatttttggcataaaagaaaaattttgacccatacaatatatttttggctattatatatatatatatatttacggtagcaataaatgctgatttgcttgaaaaaaaaatcaccctcaggccatccaaagatgtagataagtttgtttcttcaccagatttgcagaaatgtgtcgttccatcacttgctcaccaatggatgtgaatgggtgccgtcagaatgagagtNNNNNNNNNNNNNNNNNNNNNNNNNNNNNNNNNNNNNNNNNNNNNNNNNNNNNNNNNNNNNNNNNNNNNNNNNNNNNNNNNNNNNNNNNNNNNNNNNNNNNNNNNNNNNNNNNNNNNNNNNNNNNNNNNNNNNNNNNNNNNNNNNNNNNNNNNNNNNNNNNNNNNNNNNNNNNNNNNNNNNNNNNNNNNNNNNNNNNNNNNNNNNNNNNNNNNNNNNNNNNNNNNNNNNNNNNNNNNNNNNNNNNNNNNNNNNNNNNNNNNNNNNNNNNNNNNNNNNNNNNNNNNNNNNNNNNNNNNNNNNNNNNNNNNNNNNNNNNNNNNNNNNNNNNNNNNNNNNNNNNNNNNNNNNNNNNNNNNNNNNNNNNNNNNNNNNNNNNNNNNNNNNNNNNNNNNNNNNNNNNNNNNNNNNNNNNNNNNNNNNNNNNNNNNNNNNNNNNNNNNNNNNNNNNNNNNNNNNNNNNNNNNNNNNNNNNNNNNNNNNNNNNNNNNNNNNNNNNNNNCTAGGGCAAGCAGCCCACTAAAATGATTTAAAGTACCATTTCTATGCCAAGCAATGTTCGATGTTAAATTTTGAGTgtttaagctttcaaatgatacctAATTTACGCTGACAGTAAACAGGTTTATGTCCTTATTTAATCATTATAAACACAACATTTAGTTGGATTAGAGCTGTGTAGTTCGGCATCAAATTTGTTAGGTTGTTCAAATTTGGCAGGCCTGTAGTTATTGCAAGCATTTCTAAGTAATCGAATGTCATCGTGGAGTTGAATCCATGTGTTTTCTGTTCATGGAGTTGAGTAAACACCCAGGGACCATCTCAACCTGGCTCTCGAAGGCTTTTCCACAGACAGCAGCACTAACGCTTTATTTCCCCATCAAAGAGCGCTTTGTTTGAGCAGATAAACAGACGTTTATGCCTCCTCAAACTCGTCGCTGACGCCTTCTCTGGAGCGCGGGCTGATTTTCGTTAAGTTCATCATTAGCGCTTATGTAACGCGGTCTGCGGCATGTCGTCATTGCTTATATCCAGCGCCTCTGTGAGATGAGGTGTCTGTCAAGGCTAGTTAAGCGCTTTAATAGTAACTATTCCCCATCCTATGCCTTTGGCAGCACGTCTCACACACCCGTTTACATCACTACATGAGTGCGTGTGTGTCTTACTAAAGCTATTCATCATTTTACATGAATCTCTCCAACATGTTCTTGAAGAAGCAGACATGTGGATATGCAATTTCCCAAATAGTATGTCTTGTTGAAAAGAGGTGTGCTGTTGCTTTAAGTGATCAGATGCACCGTTTTGACCTGCTGGGCCATAAAACAGATGCAAAAATCCCACAGCTGCACATTAAAGAAGGGACCCGAGCCAAATCTAGATATCAGGGACTTAGACTAGtgagaaacaccctagcaacctcctagcaacacactaaaaacaacTCCATAGGAACCACAAAACAATACTTGGATAACATTGCATCATGGCAGTACGTTTTTCACTCATGTTATCTTTAGAAACTGTACAAATGAAGTTGACATTTTGCCTTTTTTTAGCAAACCAATGCTTTACAAGATATCAATTTGCTATTGTCTCACACtgttttagaaatattttaagagtTAAAGAGATAGTCCACCAAAAATAGACACTATgccagggatcatcaaatctggacctcgagatccattttcctgcagagtttagctcttaccctaatcaaacacacctgagcatgctaatcaaggtcttcaggatcattagagaatcacaggtaggtgagtgtgatcagggttggagctaaactctgcagcgcattggacctccagggtaagatttggggaaccctgcacTATGCTATGTTATATTCAAACCTGCATTTGAATGAGGTCCGATGTTGTTTGAATgtcagcattcttcaaaatgtcttttttgtgtTCGCAGGACACTTTTGTGTTCGTTTGGAACAACTTAATTAGTAAAttatgacacaattttcatttttgggtggactgtcGCTTTAAAACATAGCAGCAGCTCTGTATTTGGCCACTAGGGGTCATCAGTTAGATGATGAATGAGGGATACTACTGAAGAGGACGAGACATTAGGATTaaaaagatgatgcatattaaCCTTCTCTTATGAACGGACCATTAAATCTCACAACAATCTGTCAACACTTCATTCCTACTAAAAAGACTCTGCATTTGTGATCCCTAGTGAAAAACCATTAAAACGGCTTGACAGTTTTAATTTCTTTGACTATATCAGTGTTATCAgtgttgtttgtttgtgtttttgtcattttattctcTTTTATGGAAGCCAAGCTGCCGCTGGCCTTGCCTGCGTCGTCATATCTGAAGGAAACGTCTGGATCGCTGTCCTACTCTGATAGAAACTCTTTTTCTTGTCTTAAAGGCCTCAGTGGTGTGATATAACTGTCCGTTTGTGTTCCTATCATCCGTCGGGATGTCATAAAGCTTGAACTTGCTTTAGGGCAGGATCTCTGTTCTTTCAGAAGTGGCATATTTTTAGCAGGATGGCCCAAACCGAACAAGCCGCTTCCAAATATTTTCCAACATCTGCCGACCATCAGCGCGTCTGCATTCCTCAGCTGGATTTCCTTCACCTGGATCAAATCTCACTGGAGATATATCACTCCAGCTGAAGGAGGGGTCAGAGACGGGGAAGATGGACAGATGCCCTCCCCGCAGATCTGCGGAGCTAAAGGTCTCCAATCGAAGATAAGATCAATATTCATTAAACCCATGTGCGGCGTCTTGCATGTGCAACAAGTGCAGGAATTGCTTGGTGAGAAGCTGTGCGACAAATTACACCATTATGCCCCATAAAGACCTCTTCGTCTCCCCTGTGATTCCCAAGTGTTTTAGTTCAGTGCTTTATGCTCTGAAAACTCCTGTAAACACCGACTGGAGCTGCGTTTGGAAAAGCACTCAAGATTCCGGGCACAGCTCCATGCTTTCTGCTATTGCTGGGTCTCTTAATTGTTTTCGTGAAGGAATTAAATGAACGGGCGGCTCAGGTTTTATTGTAGGAAGCAAGTCAAGTCTTACGGTTCCCCAGGAGCATTCCATTCAACAGAGAGAAGCTTCCAGAACGGCTGTTATATAACCAACCCTTCATTCTTAACGTTGAAAGATTGCGTCTCACGATGAATGGCCTGTGCTTTTGGCACGGTTATGGAAAACACAACTCGAGGTGATTAGTTCATAAATAAATCTTTTATTTGTAACATATAAAATTAGATCATAGATCATTTGTACACTTTATTCCAGTATGACATCGTTCAAATAAAAGAGCTACATTTGcgataaataatattaataacaataataaaacattCATTCAACCTTTAAGTCCGTTGTTAATCGTGTCATGGAGTTGGATTTCTCTAGCTGCCAAACAATGAGGATGGGTTCACCCGCATTAGGAGGGAGTGTTACGTGGACAAACTCAACCTTGACCAGGTTCATAGTCTACCAGTTGTACGTTCTGCATGTGCATATCTACAATTGGGAATGTACACACATACAAGTCTACAGTTTgggttgtgttttgtatttagaCATCAAGATATACATCAGGAATTGTAATATTAACAACTGCATCTTTACATCTTTACACGTTGCTCCATAACGAAGCTATAAAACGTAGCGCTCCATTGTGGAGCGAGCCTTTTCGAAACGCTGACGCGGCCTCAGCAAACAGTGCACTTCAAAGTCCCCATAATGTAAGTCCGTAATTCCGTGGGAATCTAGTTACAACAGGAGATGGTAGTTGATTGGCCGGCGGACGGGCCCCCCGATTGCGCAGCTGGGCTGCCATTGGTCGTCGTGCGTGACGCGCTCCCGGTCACGCAAGGGTCGAGGCGGGATTCCCTGGCTGGCGCTCAGTCTCTGAACTTGTGGATGTCGTTGAAGAGTCTGTAGAAGGGGTAGGTGGCATCGTTGCCGTTGGCGCAGTTGTAGGTGCACTTGCAGGACTCGATCATCATCACGTTCTTGTTGAAGGTCTCGCCGTCCTCGCAGCGGAACTTGACGCGGATGGTGCGGGTCTGCTGCGGGCTGCAGCAGCGGCCATCCACGCAGGAGCCGCAGTACCTGGGGCGGTACTTCTTCAGGCTGGAGCATCCGGCGTATGTGAACTTCACCGGCTGCATGGACTTCTTGGTCCGGTTGCATTTCTTCCCTTTCTGTTGAGAGTACACAAGATAAGTCAGATACACGAATGCATGGAAGGAAGAGCAATGCAATGCATTTGCTTTTGAAGGGATGATGCATACCTTAAGGCTGGTGTATGGTGATTGGCTGCATGGACGGACTTCGCAGATCCTGGTCTCCTTAACCAGCTTGCAATCGCCATTGTCGTTGGTTATCCTAGTGGAGATTCCAGTGCCGCAGATCTTGGAGCAGTGCGACCAGGGTGTGGTCTGCACTATGCACTTCTCAAACTGCCTTGACTCCGGCTCCGATCGGAATgctgcaaacaaacaaagcatgCTATTTAAAACTCTGCTCATATACAAATCGCACATGCATGCTAGTCCAATGCATCTCTGAACTTACCAGGCAGGGATTTGAGTCCGGCCCTCACGATGGAGATGAGCTCGTTCTTTTTGATGAGGTCGCTCTCGATGTCGTCGACTGATGGATCATTGCCAAAGAGCTTGTCGACAGCTTCCTTAGGCTTCCCATCATCGCAGACCCATTCCTCGCAGCACTGGCCTGGCACTTTGACCAGCCTGGGGTTGGCGCAGCCCAACGTGGGCAGGGAGAGCTCTTGCGGGCACAGCGGAATGCAACCCACCGCTCCATCGATGCAAGTGCACTGGTGCTTGCAGTTAGGCTGGAAGCTTTCTCCATTCTGATAGATCCTGCTGTTGTACTCACAAGGTCTGCCCTCAGATTTGGCTGTAGAAAAACAAAATCGAAAGGTGTTTTTTTCCATTCCACAAAGACATCCCCCCTTCCGATCCACACATGCTTTCCATTCGGTGTCTTTTACAAAGCATAATGAGAAACATACCTCGGCAGATGCCTCTGGTGGCCCCGTGGCTGGCCCCGAAGTTGCACTCCAGCCCTTTGGTGTGGTCGCACGGCTCTGTCTTGCTGCAGTCTTCGTTCAGCTGTCTGGCACACACTTTGCAGCAGCCGCAGCCGTCTGAGACCAGACTGACTCCAGGTGCGCATTTGGGAAGCTCTACCGGGCATGAACATGTCGCCGGGCAGCTGGAGAAGACCTGAGCGGAAAGAGTGACTTTAGTGACTTTCAAGTCACTTTGTGACAAAGATACAACTAAAGCTAGAAGTTTAAAAATTAACTGAGGGATCTAGCAGCTCAAAAACGTTCAAAACCTAATCCTTCAGTGTAAACGCCCCCTAAATGATCAATAATAATCCGTATTCCAAATCATCAAGCAACGTCTATAATAAGCATATGAGTACTTACCACATTAAAGTGTCCAATAAGGATGACGATAACAGCCCAAGCAAACATCTTCGCTTTCGTACTGTAGGTTGTTGAATCAAACGAACAATTCCTCGGTTTAAGTCCTCGTTTTTGTGCGTTGCGCTGACTGCCGCAGATGCGTCGCGTTCTCGCTTTGTTTTCGTGCGTCTGAAGGCGCAGCGCTCTGAGAGTGGAGACGCGCTCGGCTCCTCTTTTATACTGTAGTGGAGCCCTGACG
This window encodes:
- the ccn1 gene encoding CCN family member 1; protein product: MFAWAVIVILIGHFNVVFSSCPATCSCPVELPKCAPGVSLVSDGCGCCKVCARQLNEDCSKTEPCDHTKGLECNFGASHGATRGICRAKSEGRPCEYNSRIYQNGESFQPNCKHQCTCIDGAVGCIPLCPQELSLPTLGCANPRLVKVPGQCCEEWVCDDGKPKEAVDKLFGNDPSVDDIESDLIKKNELISIVRAGLKSLPAFRSEPESRQFEKCIVQTTPWSHCSKICGTGISTRITNDNGDCKLVKETRICEVRPCSQSPYTSLKKGKKCNRTKKSMQPVKFTYAGCSSLKKYRPRYCGSCVDGRCCSPQQTRTIRVKFRCEDGETFNKNVMMIESCKCTYNCANGNDATYPFYRLFNDIHKFRD